A single genomic interval of Arachis duranensis cultivar V14167 chromosome 7, aradu.V14167.gnm2.J7QH, whole genome shotgun sequence harbors:
- the LOC110273543 gene encoding serine/threonine-protein phosphatase 7 long form homolog, translating to MILGLPTDGLPVTGMTISSVEALEAECLHQFGDAPRKPECRGSGIKLTWLRDLKERLQLQLDNEESKQRYVKCHIMLLLGTILLGDKSGVFVHWKFLPLLREFGSIVQFSWGSACLAHLYRALCKASRYDCKEIDGSLTLLVVWAFMRLPFLAPVPRKPRSFPLANSSVNELSDIRWRNWERGDRRFRFTKLAHFRKAFDDLQEGHFVWVAYAVDHVDPDIIPADIHMHSVVWSATVPLVSFECIEWHATDRFRRQFGFMQGVPHQERNLDKAHGEVLTGPKNLNWATATSHSFWVMQWTNRYNHILTELDGPQHPLDIYMHWYRTKYGRHLNLSDLVVQENVEGDQGMDDVVQENEEAEDEEPQEQQPPPLPPPPAAQE from the exons ATGATTCTTGGTCTTCCGACGGACGGTCTTCCAGTCACAGGGATGACTATCAGCAGTGTTGAGGCCTTAGAGGCAGAGTGTCTGCACCAATTTGGGGATGCACCGAGAAAGCCAGAATGTAGAGGAAGCGGTATAAAGCTTACGTGGCTACGGGATCTAAAAGAAAGATTACAGTTACAGTTGGATAATGAAGAAAGTAAACAGAGGTATGTGAAGTGTCACATTATGTTACTGCTTGGTACGATATTGTTAGGTGACAAGTCTGGAGTGTTTGTCCACTGGAAGTTTCTGCCTTTACTTCGTGAATTTGGTAGTATTGTACAGTTCAGTTGGGGTTCGGCTTGTCTGGCACATCTGTATAGGGCATTGTGCAAGGCATCTCGTTATGACTGTAAGGAGATTGACGGTTCGCTAACACTGCTGGTCGTTTGGGCATTTATGCGCCTACCATTTCTAGCGCCAGTTCCTAGGAAACCCCGTAGTTTTCCGCTTGCAAATAG TTCTGTTAATGAATTAAGCGATATTAGGTGGCGTAACTGGGAACGTGGAGACCGACGCTTTAGGTTTACAAAACTTGCTCACTTTAGGAAGGCTTTTGATGATCTGCAGGAAGGCCAT TTTGTGTGGGTTGCTTATGCTGTGGATCACGTGGATCCGGACATAATTCCTGCAGACATCCACATGCACTCGGTTGTGTGGAGTGCGACGGTGCCTTTGGTATCTTTTGAATGTATTGAGTGGCATGCAACCGATCGGTTTAGGCGACAGTTTGGTTTCATGCAGGGAGTTCCTCATCAGGAACGGAATCTAGACAAGGCACACGGTGAAGTCTTGACTGGTCCTAAGAATCTTAATTGGGCAACAGCCACGAGTCATTCATTTTGGGTGATGCAATGGACGAACAGGTATAATCACATTTTGACTGAGCTTGATGGTCCACAGCATCCGTTAGATATTTACATGCACTGGTACCGTACAAAATATGGCCGTCATTTGAACTTGTCCGATCTTGTGGTTCAAGAGAATGTCGAGGGTGATCAGGGTATGGATGATGTGGTTCAAGAGAATGAAGAGGCTGAGGACGAGGAGCCACAAGAGCAGCAGCCTCCACCTCTACCTCCGCCTCCAGCTGCACAGGAATAA
- the LOC107458273 gene encoding uncharacterized protein LOC107458273 gives MHRPDEDKMAFITPGGTFCYKVMPFGLKNAGATYQRLMNRIFHDLIGKTVEVYVDDILAKTTRPDDLLNDLASVFGSLRRHGMRLNPLKCAFAMEAGKFLGFMITQRGVEANPEKCQAILPMNSPGDIKDVQRLAGRLASLSRFLGASATKALPFFNLMKKGIAFEWTPACEEAFQHFKEILAAPPVLGKPKDGEPLYLYLAITGEALAAVLLLEEGRRQQPVYFVSRALQGAELRYNKLEKLALALLTSSRRLKQYFQSHQIVVRTDQRIRQVLQKPDLAGRMMTWSIELSQYDIRYEPRQAIKAQAMADFLVEVAGDPAEDTNTRWKLHVDGASNQAFGGAGIILESPAGVVYEQSIKFEFPVSNNQEEYEALIGGLALATEVGATRLDICSDSQIVTSQVNGNYQARDPLLQKYLEKVRDLSRKFEEVTIQHVPRERNTRADFLSKLASTKPGEGNRSLIQGKMKEPAVTLHLSKLNPSWLDPITDFLENGKLPDNENDAKKLRREAARYAIIQGQLFRKGFNHPLLKCLHPDQTDYVLREVHEGCCGHHIGGKALARKLIRAGYYWPSMMADSMEFVRKCVKCQENANFHRAPASELSLLTSSRPFSQWGVDLLEPFPVGPGQVKYLIVAIDYYTKWIEAEPLASISSSNCRKFVWRQVVTRFGIPEVIISDNGTQFADKKFTEFLAGLGIKQRFSSVEHPQTNSQVESANKIILLGLKKRLDSKKGAWADELASVLWSYRTTEQSSTKETPFRLTYGTDAVIPVEIGEPSPRLLLKGVEETVEKDLIEETREIAHLAEAALKQRMALRYNAKALKRKFEENDLVLRRNDIGPPTPGEGKLATNWEGPYRIKEVIGRGAYKLERLNGKEVPRTWNADNYS, from the coding sequence ATGCACCGTCCCGACGAAGACAAGATGGCGTTCATAACGCCGGGAGGAACTTTCTGCTATAAGGTAATGCCATTCGGCCTGAAAAATGCAGGGGCAACGTACCAAAGACTGATGAATAGGATATTCCACGACCTCATAGGGAAGACAGTCgaagtctacgtggacgacatccTTGCGAAGACAACACGACCTGATGATCTTTTAAACGATCTGGCAAGTGTCTTTGGGTCCCTCCGACGACACGGCATGAGGCTGAACCCCCTCAAGTGTGCTTTCGCCATGGAAGCAGGGAAATTCCTCGGATTCATGATAACTCAGAGAGGGGTGGAAGCCAACCCGGAGAAGTGTCAAGCGATACTCCCGATGAATAGCCCGGGCGATATAAAGGACGTCCAAAGGTTAGCAGGACGGCTGGCCTCGCTGTCACGGTTCCTCGGAGCATCGGCAACAAAGGCCCTGCCGTTCTTCAACCTCATGAAGAAAGGAATAGCGTTCGAGTGGACACCCGCATGCGAGGAAGCTTTTCAGCACTTCAAGGAAATTCTGGCGGCACCCCCAGTCCTCGGGAAGCCAAAAGACGGGGAACCGTTATACCTTTATCTCGCTATAACAGGGGAAGCTTTGGCCGCAGTTTTGTTGTTAGAGGAAGGGAGGAGGCAACAGCCAGTCTACTTTGTCAGCAGGGCCCTACAAGGGGCAGAATTGAGGTATAACAAACTGGAAAAGCTAGCTCTGGCACTCCTGACCTCCTCGCGGAGGTTAAAGCAGTACTTCCAAAGTCACCAAATTGTCGTAAGAACGGACCAAAGAATCCGACAAGTGCTCCAAAAACCCGACTTGGCGGGAAGAATGATGACCTGGTCTATCGAACTTTCCCAATACGACATACGATACGAACCCCGGCAAGCCATCAAGGCGCAGGCGATGGCGGATTTTTTGGTAGAAGTAGCGGGGGATCCGGCTGAAGACACGAAcacacggtggaagctccatGTTGACGGAGCCTCCAACCAAGCGTTCGGGGGCGCCGGGATCATCTTAGAGAGCCCAGCCGGAGTCGTGTACGAACAGTCGATTAAGTTCGAGTTCCCCGTCTCAAATAACCAAGAAGAATATGAAGCCCTTATAGGAGGATTGGCCTTAGCAACAGAAGTTGGGGCAACGAGGTTAGATATATGCAGCGACTCACAGATCGTCACTTCCCAAGTAAACGGGAACTACCAAGCTAGGGACCCCCTGCTGCAGAAATACCTGGAAAAAGTCAGAGACTTGAGCCGGAAGTTTGAAGAAGTCACGATCCAGCACGTTCCAAGAGAAAGGAACACACGGGCAGACTTCCTGTCGAAATTGGCCAGCACTAAACCAGGAGAGGGCAACCGATCTCTCATCCAAGGGAAGATGAAAGAGCCGGCGGTCACACTACACCTCTCAAAGCTAAACCCCTCCTGGCTGGACCCCATCACCGATTTCTTAGAAAACGGCAAGCTCCCCGACAACGAAAACGACGCCAAGAAGCTAAGAAGGGAAGCCGCCAGATATGCCATCATCCAGGGTCAGCTGTTCAGAAAAGGGTTCAACCACCCCCTGCTGAAGTGTTTACACCCCGACCAGACGGACTACGTTCTCAGGGAAGTCCATGAGGGGTGTTGCGGCCACCACATAGGAGGCAAAGCACTAGCAAGGAAGCTAATCCGAGCCGGATACTATTGGCCATCGATGATGGCCGACTCCATGGAATTTGTCAGGAAGTGCGTCAAGTGTCAAGAAAACGCCAACTTCCATCGTGCGCCGGCCTCTGAACTCAGCTTGCTAACGTCCTCCCGACCGTTCTCCCAGTGGGGAGTCGACCTCTTAGAACCCTTTCCCGTAGGcccggggcaagtcaaataccttaTAGTCGCTATCGACTACTACACGAAATGGATAGAAGCCGAACCGCTGGCCAGTATATCCTCGTCCAATTGCAGGAAATTCGTGTGGAGGCAAGTCGTAACACGGTTTGGTATTCCGGAAGTCATCATCTCAGACAATGGGACACAGTTCGCCGACAAgaaattcacagaattcctcgcCGGCCTGGGCATAAAGCAGAGATTCTCCTCGGTGGAACATCCACAGACAAACAGCCAGGTCGAATCCGCAAATAAAATCATCCTGTTAGGGCTCAAGAAACGGTTGGATAGCAAAAAGGGTGCTTGGGCCGACGAGCTTGCCTCAGTCCTATGGTCCTACCGAACAACAGAGCAGTCCTCCACTAAAGAAACACCCTTTCGACTAACGTACGGGACAGATGCAGTGATACCAGTAGAGATCGGGGAACCGAGCCCACGACTACTCCTGAAGGGAGTAGAGGAAACTGTCGAGAAGGACCTGATAGAGGAGACCAGGGAAATAGCCCACCTGGCCGAAGCGGCACTAAAACAAAGAATGGCCTTACGTTACAATGCCAAAGCGCTCAAAAGAAAGTTCGAAGAAAACGACCTCGTTTTGAGGCGTAACGACATCGGCCCGCCCACCCCTGGGGAAGGCAAGCTGGCGACAAACTGGGAAGGACCATACCGAATCAAGGAGGTAATCGGAAGAGGAGCATACAAGCTAGAAAGACTTAACGGCAAGGAGGTCCCGAGGACATGGAATGCGGATAACTATTCCTAA
- the LOC107458300 gene encoding uncharacterized protein LOC107458300, translating into MKNLTSSHSTFSSPSSSSSPSSLSTLLSVEPTFCNPESATSGCISAIFRRILCSRALPTHASRHIRHLHSMMGSDKDEELKAKHKKKEAAFCEAGVVAKLMGLETAMEGSVSSSMECFLGDHQGVDRSVKGSSSSSSFHGVPTTFHLHENEDFLVFSFGSNYSKGKKKKKKRNKSVCDMCDVSPINVGELEEEIVKRKKRNDNACLAKNKVANECSSEDSSPVSVFDFHRQLLQTDNADSLGVDLNWRRKLTPELENEKQHVLHSDSDILLLLEEEKLNLATENNKHKMKQRHNNDYEDVWGQICKLVEHDLFGSNQIEAERTRKQGEIENITADFESQIFCHLLNELIDQLVISS; encoded by the exons ATGAAGAACTTGACATCATCTCATTCAACATTTTcttctccatcatcatcatcatcaccctcATCATTATCAACACTACTGAGTGTTGAACCAACATTTTGCAACCCAGAGAGTGCAACTTCAGGTTGCATCAGTGCCATATTTCGAAGGATTCTATGCTCTCGTGCCCTTCCAACTCACGCTTCACGCCATATCAGACACCTTCATTCAATG ATGGGGAGTGACAAAGACGAAGAATTGAAGGCTAAGCATAAGAAGAAGGAAGCTGCATTTTGTGAAGCTGGGGTAGTGGCAAAGTTAATGGGATTGGAAACTGCCATGGAAGGTTCAGTTTCATCATCAATGGAGTGCTTCTTGGGAGATCATCAGGGTGTGGATAGGAGTGTAAAAGGTTCCTCATCATCTTCTTCGTTTCATGGGGTGCCAACAACTTTCCATTTGCATGAAAATGAGGACTTCTTGGTTTTCAGCTTCGGTTCCAACTACTCCAaaggcaagaagaagaagaagaagagaaacaaGAGTGTGTGTGATATGTGTGATGTTTCTCCCATCAATGTTGGTGAACTTGAAGAAGAGATTgtgaagaggaagaaaagaaatgataaTGCATGTTTGGCAAAGAACAAAGTTGCAAATGAGTGCAGCTCAGAAGATTCAAGCCCAGTTTCTGTCTTTGATTTTCACCGCCAACTTCTTCAAACag ATAATGCAGATTCATTAGGAGTTGATTTGAATTGGAGAAGGAAATTGACACCAGAGCTTGAAAATGAAAAGCAGCATGTTCTGCATTCTGATAGTGACATTTTGTTGCTACTTGAAGAGGAAAAGCTTAATTTGGCAACTGAGAACAACAAACATAAAATGAAGCAAAGGCATAATAATGATTATGAAGATGTATGGGGTCAAATTTGCAAGCTAGTTGAACATGATTTGTTTGGATCAAATCAGATTGAGGCTGAAAGAACGAGAAAACAAGGTGAAATTGAAAACATAACTGCAGATTTTGAGTCTCAAATTTTTTGTCACTTGTTAAATGAGCTGATAGATCAACTTGTTATTAGTTCCTAG